From the genome of Niabella agricola, one region includes:
- a CDS encoding transposase has product MLRTVAKSIETHHTSILNYFGNRGNNAAAESLILKLRPLELRPEAYGYHFFFVQTRNIYA; this is encoded by the coding sequence GTGCTCCGTACCGTAGCTAAATCCATTGAGACCCATCATACAAGCATACTTAATTATTTTGGCAACCGAGGCAATAATGCAGCAGCTGAATCTTTAATACTAAAATTAAGGCCTTTAGAGCTGCGGCCAGAGGCGTACGGATATCACTTTTTTTTTGTTCAGACTCGTAATATTTATGCCTGA
- a CDS encoding cation:proton antiporter, translating to MQLFILFSALITLAAFFSYVNVRLFKFPSGISLMLMGVLASLGLIVSGYFSSGFKAMIQQKLKLINFSEFLLGILLSFLLFAGSMHVKVPELRKEAKSILTFATIGTLISTFCVGAIMYELAQLFAAPVPFIYCLLFGALISPTDPIAVMSILKKARTPQKVEINIVGESLFNDGIGVVIFATLLGIAAWGPEQFGVMEIIKLFGREALGGLVAGALIGFTGYRMMKAIDHFQTEILISLAMVMGGYSLCHYLHVSGPLAMVVAGIMTGNRGAAKAMSDVTRDYMGKFWEVVDEVLNAILFMLIGLEIVMVTFNREMILAGLIIAPLIVVSRLISLYLPSLVFGFKRKLGIKTIYVMTWGGLRGGISIALALSLPTSSYKEVIVSITFIVVLFSILVQGLSVGKLISKLKFSGGK from the coding sequence ATGCAACTGTTTATTCTATTTTCTGCCCTCATTACGCTAGCAGCTTTTTTTTCCTATGTAAATGTGCGGTTGTTTAAATTTCCGTCTGGTATCAGTCTGATGCTGATGGGGGTACTGGCATCACTCGGCTTGATTGTATCCGGTTATTTTTCTTCGGGGTTCAAAGCAATGATCCAGCAAAAACTGAAGCTGATCAATTTTTCTGAGTTCCTGCTCGGTATCTTGTTGAGTTTTTTGCTTTTTGCAGGCTCCATGCATGTGAAAGTACCCGAACTGCGTAAGGAGGCTAAAAGCATTCTTACATTTGCGACAATAGGAACGCTTATCTCCACTTTTTGTGTTGGGGCTATTATGTATGAGTTGGCACAATTATTTGCCGCACCCGTCCCATTCATCTATTGTCTGCTGTTCGGAGCGCTGATCTCTCCCACAGACCCAATTGCGGTTATGAGTATTCTCAAAAAGGCGCGCACCCCGCAGAAAGTGGAAATCAACATTGTTGGAGAATCTCTTTTTAATGACGGTATTGGTGTAGTCATTTTTGCTACGCTGCTGGGCATAGCAGCGTGGGGCCCGGAACAGTTCGGTGTAATGGAAATTATTAAATTGTTTGGAAGAGAAGCACTGGGCGGCCTGGTAGCGGGTGCACTTATCGGCTTTACCGGCTACCGGATGATGAAAGCGATCGATCATTTTCAAACCGAGATCCTCATTTCCCTGGCAATGGTAATGGGCGGGTACAGCCTCTGTCATTACCTTCATGTATCTGGTCCTCTGGCGATGGTGGTGGCCGGAATTATGACAGGCAACCGGGGAGCAGCAAAGGCTATGAGTGATGTGACCCGGGATTACATGGGAAAATTCTGGGAAGTAGTGGATGAAGTGCTGAATGCCATTCTTTTTATGTTGATCGGATTAGAAATTGTTATGGTAACTTTTAACCGGGAGATGATCCTTGCCGGATTAATTATTGCTCCACTGATCGTGGTATCCCGCTTAATTTCTCTATACCTGCCTTCCTTAGTATTTGGGTTTAAAAGAAAATTGGGAATCAAAACGATCTATGTAATGACCTGGGGTGGTTTAAGAGGCGGTATCTCTATTGCACTGGCGTTATCCTTGCCAACCAGCTCCTATAAAGAGGTTATCGTTTCTATTACTTTTATAGTCGTGTTATTTTCTATACTCGTTCAGGGCCTTTCTGTTGGAAAGCTGATCAGCAAATTAAAATTCTCTGGGGGGAAATAA
- a CDS encoding FecR family protein: MQFTPEKRIERLLHLHAEGSATPADTDELYGYYLDSRYAGIVEALIDARWDQSSFEMLLTGQESEALYRRISRRLSRRQRWWTGRWVAAASVMLVLGLGGWLFWPGAGKKQRITLPVITDVAPPAASNAVLFSDNGSKQLLKSNEALVEASTVRQRGAFNTVFNPRGSQPIAVVLADGTRLWLNAESSVKYPLEFAVSERRVQVSGEAYFEVAHEEGKPFVVEIGSARVRVLGTHFNINTFDNKTKVTLLQGMVQVSNLKDSGLIMPGQSAVITERLNIAVSDTVSAVAWKSHLFNFKETPLNEILQEIGRWYDVEVVYEGRVPEVTLSGTINRNINASKVLEMLHLSSGLGFEIRDRHIIVKQNP, from the coding sequence TTGCAGTTTACACCAGAAAAGAGGATTGAACGATTGCTTCATTTGCATGCAGAAGGTAGTGCCACACCGGCTGATACAGATGAATTGTACGGGTATTACCTGGACAGCCGTTATGCCGGCATCGTTGAAGCGCTGATCGATGCGCGCTGGGATCAGTCTTCCTTTGAAATGCTCCTGACGGGCCAGGAATCTGAGGCATTGTACCGGCGCATCAGCAGGCGGCTATCCCGCCGGCAACGGTGGTGGACTGGTCGCTGGGTGGCTGCGGCCTCCGTTATGCTTGTACTGGGGCTGGGTGGCTGGTTGTTCTGGCCCGGTGCCGGGAAAAAACAGCGTATCACCCTGCCTGTTATAACAGATGTGGCCCCACCGGCGGCATCAAATGCTGTACTTTTTTCGGATAATGGTAGCAAGCAGTTATTGAAGAGCAACGAGGCGCTTGTGGAGGCGAGTACTGTGCGGCAGCGGGGTGCGTTCAACACTGTTTTTAACCCCCGTGGCAGTCAGCCAATAGCGGTGGTACTGGCCGATGGCACCCGGTTATGGCTAAATGCCGAAAGCTCCGTAAAGTATCCGCTGGAGTTTGCCGTCTCGGAGCGCAGGGTTCAGGTAAGTGGGGAAGCCTATTTTGAGGTAGCGCATGAGGAGGGCAAGCCCTTTGTTGTAGAAATCGGCAGCGCTAGGGTAAGAGTGCTGGGAACACATTTTAACATCAATACGTTTGATAATAAAACCAAAGTAACGCTGTTGCAGGGAATGGTGCAGGTCAGCAACCTGAAAGACTCCGGGCTCATCATGCCGGGGCAGTCTGCAGTTATTACGGAGAGGCTTAATATTGCAGTCTCAGATACTGTAAGTGCCGTGGCCTGGAAGAGTCACCTCTTTAATTTTAAAGAAACGCCCCTGAATGAGATCTTACAGGAGATTGGCCGCTGGTACGATGTGGAAGTGGTATATGAAGGAAGGGTTCCGGAAGTTACGCTGTCCGGCACCATCAACCGGAATATCAATGCCTCCAAAGTACTAGAAATGCTGCATCTCAGCAGTGGCCTGGGATTTGAGATCCGAGACCGGCATATTATTGTAAAACAAAATCCATAA
- a CDS encoding KilA-N domain-containing protein translates to MSKIETIVVQGYPIDVEGDYISLTNMVKSKGDDGIPSEVIKNWLNTHNTIDFLAAWESINSNIFKVVGFHHVKENLGNKVLSVKSWVEATDAVGIYAKSGRTGGGTFAHKDIAFEFGAYISPVFKLYLIKEFQRLKEMESRAGDIEWNTRRLLSKAQYVVQTDAVKQYKIPALKIPQNLEFLAYAEEGDILNLAMWGFTAKQWREANVDLAAKGHNVREYASINELMVLSTLEGINASLIKDGISFSSRLVKLKEIAKDQLATLERSKPEYMLRKDELGEFTPFVRNDDKSMFPVRNKLIKKAS, encoded by the coding sequence ATGAGTAAAATTGAAACTATTGTAGTTCAGGGATATCCTATTGATGTAGAGGGCGACTATATCAGCCTTACAAATATGGTAAAATCTAAGGGTGATGATGGAATTCCGTCTGAAGTTATTAAGAATTGGTTAAACACTCACAATACAATTGACTTTCTAGCTGCATGGGAGTCAATTAATAGCAATATTTTTAAAGTGGTGGGATTCCACCATGTTAAAGAGAATCTTGGTAATAAGGTTTTGAGTGTGAAATCTTGGGTAGAAGCTACGGATGCTGTTGGTATTTATGCAAAGTCAGGTAGGACTGGTGGAGGAACATTTGCTCACAAGGATATTGCATTTGAATTTGGGGCCTATATCAGTCCCGTTTTCAAACTCTACCTCATTAAGGAATTCCAACGACTGAAGGAAATGGAAAGCCGGGCAGGAGACATCGAGTGGAATACTCGCCGCCTCTTGAGTAAAGCACAGTATGTGGTTCAAACAGATGCGGTCAAGCAGTACAAGATACCGGCTCTCAAAATTCCGCAGAATTTGGAGTTTCTGGCGTATGCTGAGGAGGGCGATATATTGAATCTTGCCATGTGGGGATTTACGGCTAAGCAATGGAGGGAAGCCAATGTTGACTTGGCGGCAAAAGGGCACAATGTAAGGGAATATGCAAGTATTAATGAGTTAATGGTGTTGTCCACTTTGGAAGGGATTAATGCATCATTGATCAAAGATGGGATCAGCTTCTCCAGCCGGTTAGTAAAATTGAAAGAAATCGCGAAAGACCAACTGGCAACACTCGAGCGATCTAAGCCGGAGTACATGCTTCGTAAAGATGAATTAGGAGAGTTTACCCCATTTGTCAGAAACGATGACAAAAGCATGTTCCCAGTTAGAAATAAGTTAATAAAGAAAGCCAGCTGA
- a CDS encoding universal stress protein: protein MITYHIRKIAIATNFSNESDNAVYQAAVIAKKHNAELDIIHAVSPVASRNKKAEFVQAAYDRLKKYRDGIVDELGIEAKVFARVGDAVAFIYKYCTENKTDLLLIGVQNGVKRYFKESMAYEIIMKIECPVLSIPFSFRKTHFYKILFPVREVEGIKEKLIHSRPFIQKDNSELHIICLGQPDAYKVNEVIKLAQNQHIQFSVSDYNADSKKMLLLK from the coding sequence ATGATAACATATCATATCCGTAAGATCGCAATTGCAACAAATTTTAGTAATGAATCAGATAACGCGGTATATCAGGCCGCAGTAATCGCAAAAAAGCATAATGCTGAATTGGATATTATACACGCGGTGTCTCCGGTAGCATCAAGAAATAAAAAAGCGGAATTTGTTCAGGCTGCCTACGATCGTTTGAAAAAGTATCGCGACGGGATTGTAGATGAATTGGGCATAGAAGCCAAGGTTTTTGCACGTGTTGGCGATGCCGTTGCTTTTATATATAAGTACTGCACCGAAAACAAAACGGACCTTTTGCTAATTGGCGTACAGAATGGAGTGAAGCGATATTTCAAAGAGTCGATGGCCTATGAAATTATCATGAAAATCGAGTGCCCGGTACTCTCTATTCCGTTTAGTTTTAGAAAAACGCATTTTTACAAAATTTTATTCCCGGTTCGTGAGGTTGAAGGTATTAAAGAAAAACTCATTCATTCGCGGCCTTTTATCCAAAAAGACAATTCGGAGCTGCACATTATTTGCCTGGGGCAACCAGATGCTTATAAGGTAAATGAAGTCATTAAACTAGCCCAAAACCAACATATACAATTTTCAGTTTCGGATTATAATGCCGATTCAAAAAAAATGTTGCTCCTGAAGTGA
- a CDS encoding RNA polymerase sigma factor gives MMTGVLLSQIGRDDERAFRQLYNQYHQKIYAIGFYLTRSRTVAEDIVQDVFLKIWNKRADLPEVRHFEGWLKVIVKNHALNVLEKAAKERFTCKAQFEQACDGLADAQLVPKLEQKEINYLIQKAIDRLPAQQKKAYLLNKQEGFKVAEIAQIMDLSIHTVKNHLKAASASIIAFCKRNIELIITAILLLKK, from the coding sequence ATGATGACCGGAGTTTTGTTGAGCCAGATTGGAAGGGATGATGAGCGTGCCTTCCGGCAATTGTATAACCAGTATCATCAGAAAATATATGCCATCGGGTTCTACCTGACCCGCTCCCGCACAGTGGCAGAGGATATTGTACAGGATGTATTCTTAAAAATATGGAATAAACGGGCCGATTTGCCGGAGGTCCGGCATTTTGAGGGCTGGCTCAAAGTGATTGTAAAAAACCACGCTCTCAATGTACTCGAAAAAGCGGCAAAAGAGCGCTTTACCTGCAAGGCGCAGTTCGAACAGGCCTGCGACGGGTTGGCTGATGCCCAGCTGGTGCCCAAGCTAGAACAAAAAGAGATCAACTATCTGATACAGAAAGCGATCGATCGCTTGCCGGCACAGCAGAAAAAAGCCTACCTGCTCAACAAACAGGAGGGTTTCAAGGTCGCGGAGATCGCGCAGATAATGGACCTGAGCATCCACACTGTAAAGAACCATTTGAAAGCAGCATCGGCATCCATCATCGCCTTTTGCAAACGAAATATTGAATTGATCATCACGGCCATATTGCTTTTAAAAAAATAA
- a CDS encoding DUF6965 family protein, producing MLTHFFEDNPPQKVLQLYPGTTQNNTPAFVSEYIKMLNDGELGELMIELTLERLDRIRKVMEDVHK from the coding sequence GTGTTGACACATTTTTTTGAGGACAATCCGCCTCAAAAGGTATTACAGCTATACCCTGGGACTACGCAGAATAATACCCCCGCGTTCGTTTCGGAATACATTAAAATGCTAAATGATGGAGAACTGGGTGAACTCATGATTGAACTTACATTAGAGCGCCTGGACAGGATCCGGAAGGTGATGGAAGATGTACACAAGTAG
- a CDS encoding SOS response-associated peptidase has protein sequence MCYYNGQKVTHAEFIRLKNLEKNVRNYDFLNREVINGFEFGLSAVLVPAKDEQGNNDIELTQMEWGFLPDPLKWPFWETREQVNEGRRPHKDKYGRFVDGLNFLNAVSEEVLQKGKVYREAALYRRCLFLSTGFYEWRHHFPVNKRTGQPRKTAEKYPYRVGVKGQEYFWIAGIHHRWDDAETGEVVESAALLTTAANLAMDQIHNRKRRQPTMLTEDLAYSWIFDDLTEEQIQEIASYQMPWEDMEFYTLERGFTSSFDPLRPHTYTDLPALDLPGIDPSGAAQAKLF, from the coding sequence ATGTGCTATTATAACGGGCAGAAGGTTACGCACGCGGAATTTATCCGCTTAAAGAATCTGGAAAAGAATGTTCGGAATTATGACTTCCTTAACCGGGAGGTGATTAATGGTTTCGAATTTGGTCTTTCTGCTGTTTTGGTCCCTGCAAAGGATGAGCAGGGCAATAACGATATTGAGTTGACGCAAATGGAATGGGGATTTCTTCCTGATCCGTTAAAGTGGCCATTCTGGGAAACGCGCGAGCAGGTTAATGAAGGGCGTCGACCGCATAAGGATAAATATGGCCGTTTTGTTGATGGCTTGAATTTTCTGAATGCGGTTTCTGAAGAGGTTCTGCAGAAGGGGAAGGTCTACCGAGAGGCGGCGCTGTATCGGCGATGTTTGTTTCTCTCAACCGGCTTCTATGAATGGAGGCATCACTTCCCGGTAAACAAGCGTACGGGTCAGCCAAGAAAAACGGCGGAAAAATATCCATACCGGGTAGGTGTAAAAGGGCAAGAGTATTTTTGGATTGCAGGCATTCACCATCGATGGGATGATGCCGAAACGGGGGAGGTTGTAGAGTCTGCGGCGCTGCTAACCACGGCTGCTAACCTGGCAATGGATCAGATCCACAACCGGAAACGGCGACAGCCAACGATGCTCACGGAAGATCTAGCATATAGTTGGATTTTCGACGATCTTACAGAGGAGCAAATCCAGGAAATAGCATCATATCAGATGCCATGGGAGGATATGGAATTCTATACACTGGAAAGGGGCTTTACATCTTCATTCGATCCACTCAGGCCACACACCTACACCGACCTCCCAGCACTCGATTTGCCAGGAATTGATCCGAGCGGGGCGGCGCAAGCTAAGCTATTTTAA
- a CDS encoding transposase, giving the protein MLRTVAKSIETHHTSTLNYFDNRGNNAAAESFNTKIKAFKAAARGVRDIAFFLVQTR; this is encoded by the coding sequence GTGCTCCGTACCGTAGCTAAATCCATTGAGACCCATCATACAAGCACACTTAATTATTTTGACAACCGAGGCAATAATGCAGCAGCGGAATCTTTTAATACTAAAATTAAGGCCTTTAAAGCTGCGGCCAGAGGTGTAAGGGATATCGCTTTTTTTCTTGTTCAGACTCGCTAA
- a CDS encoding TIGR00341 family protein yields MGNQNKFFRGIRLTIARLFNLHLEKANEADVILSIKKGVEFRGPNLWTLIFAIFIASIGLNVNSTAVIIGAMLISPLMGPIMGIGLGIAVIDIDLVKKGSRNLLTATLISITTSAIYFWITPLHDAQSELLARTTPSIWDVFIAFFGGLAGIVASTRKEKSNVIPGVAIATALMPPLCTAGFGLASGNLYYFFGAIYLYFINSVFICLSTYLIVRFLNFRKVQFENQSYGKKVSRYILLIVTAAVIPSIYLAYKIVDKSIFESNAQTFVNDQFRFKNTQVVNKTFRYRSDSSEIDLLLIGETLPRPVIDTISQKLKQYRLKDAKLVVRQGLDAKQQIDFSQIKASILEDVFKKDSVQNSAVEAHTSTQDIPDLRAELKALYPGLTYYTGSRSIVYRTDTLATDTLTLFVANFLRTPTRDERLKMQQWLKERLQTDSVRLIVQ; encoded by the coding sequence ATGGGTAATCAAAACAAGTTTTTCAGAGGAATTCGGCTAACAATTGCACGGCTATTTAACCTGCATCTCGAAAAGGCAAATGAAGCGGACGTAATCCTGTCCATTAAAAAAGGGGTTGAATTCAGAGGTCCAAATTTATGGACGCTGATCTTTGCGATATTCATTGCTTCAATTGGCTTAAATGTCAATTCGACTGCCGTAATCATCGGTGCCATGCTGATCTCTCCGCTTATGGGCCCCATCATGGGCATTGGCCTGGGCATTGCCGTTATCGATATTGATCTTGTAAAAAAAGGGAGCCGGAATCTGTTAACGGCGACCCTGATCAGTATTACCACTTCGGCAATCTATTTTTGGATCACTCCACTGCATGATGCACAAAGTGAACTGCTGGCCCGTACTACACCTTCTATATGGGATGTTTTTATTGCATTTTTTGGAGGACTGGCGGGCATTGTAGCCAGTACCAGGAAAGAGAAAAGTAATGTAATTCCCGGGGTCGCCATCGCTACGGCACTAATGCCGCCGCTTTGTACGGCGGGTTTCGGGCTGGCTTCGGGAAACCTCTATTATTTTTTTGGGGCGATTTACCTGTATTTTATTAATAGCGTATTCATTTGCCTTAGTACCTATCTGATCGTACGATTTTTGAATTTCCGCAAAGTGCAGTTTGAAAACCAATCCTACGGTAAAAAAGTGTCCCGTTATATATTACTTATTGTTACGGCAGCAGTAATCCCAAGCATCTACCTGGCGTATAAAATAGTGGATAAAAGTATTTTTGAGTCCAATGCACAAACCTTTGTTAACGATCAGTTCCGGTTTAAAAACACACAGGTGGTCAATAAAACATTTCGCTACAGATCTGATAGCAGTGAGATCGACCTGCTGCTTATAGGGGAAACCTTACCGCGACCCGTTATCGACACTATTTCCCAAAAACTAAAGCAGTACCGCTTGAAAGATGCGAAGCTTGTTGTACGACAGGGATTGGATGCGAAACAACAGATTGACTTCAGCCAGATAAAAGCGAGCATACTTGAAGATGTATTTAAAAAGGATTCTGTACAGAACTCTGCTGTTGAAGCACATACATCCACTCAGGATATACCAGATCTCAGGGCCGAGCTGAAAGCATTATATCCCGGGCTAACTTACTATACCGGATCGCGATCCATTGTTTACCGGACAGATACACTTGCCACAGATACACTTACTTTATTTGTTGCCAATTTTTTGAGGACGCCCACTCGCGACGAACGTCTTAAAATGCAACAATGGCTGAAAGAACGCCTGCAGACAGATTCGGTAAGATTGATTGTGCAATGA
- a CDS encoding mechanosensitive ion channel family protein, with amino-acid sequence MLNKYTSGLDKWMENLIPWLISSGLRILAIIIATIVVYFILLRVINRIVKVAVKAGQDHDIAGEIQREKTLSQIFRITLKIISVLIAGLMIASEFGIKIAPLIASAGVIGLAFGFGGQYLIKDLISGLFIIMENQYRIGDFITIADLSGTVERISLRVTTLRDMDGNVHHVPHGEVKTVSNGSKAFARVNLDIGVGYGSDIDQVKTIVDNVGNELATDASWKDHIISPPQFLRVQDLADSSVVIKVWGDTKPGKQWAVSGELRKRIYDAFNNNGIEIPFPQRVVHIKKS; translated from the coding sequence ATGTTAAACAAGTACACATCGGGGTTAGACAAATGGATGGAGAATCTCATCCCATGGCTGATTTCCAGCGGCCTGCGCATACTTGCCATTATAATCGCAACGATCGTGGTATATTTCATTCTACTCCGGGTCATCAACCGGATTGTAAAGGTTGCGGTTAAAGCAGGACAAGATCATGATATTGCAGGAGAAATACAAAGAGAAAAAACGCTATCTCAAATTTTTCGGATTACGCTAAAAATTATTTCTGTGCTTATTGCCGGTTTGATGATCGCCAGTGAATTCGGAATTAAAATTGCTCCATTGATTGCCAGCGCTGGTGTTATTGGCCTCGCCTTTGGATTCGGCGGTCAATATTTGATCAAGGACCTCATATCCGGATTATTTATTATTATGGAGAATCAATATCGGATTGGAGATTTTATAACAATTGCGGACCTTTCAGGAACGGTGGAGCGGATCTCCTTGCGTGTTACCACACTTCGCGATATGGACGGCAATGTACACCATGTGCCACATGGAGAAGTAAAAACGGTGTCTAACGGATCAAAAGCCTTTGCCCGGGTAAACCTAGATATAGGTGTTGGATATGGTTCGGATATAGACCAGGTAAAAACGATAGTAGATAATGTCGGTAATGAATTAGCAACGGATGCTTCCTGGAAAGATCATATTATTTCCCCACCCCAGTTCCTGCGGGTTCAGGACCTCGCCGATTCTTCAGTAGTGATAAAAGTATGGGGAGACACTAAACCAGGAAAACAGTGGGCTGTTTCTGGAGAGTTAAGAAAAAGAATATACGATGCCTTTAATAATAACGGGATAGAAATTCCCTTTCCCCAGCGCGTGGTACATATAAAAAAAAGCTAA